Genomic segment of Verrucomicrobiota bacterium:
TTTCCACCCATGCACGCAAACGCACCCTCAAAATCGCACTCTCACCAAAAAAACGCCCTTGGCTCGATGGTCTCTTTTCAAAAGCTGACTCTCTCGCCCCTCCGTTTACCCAGTTTTGCAGCCCCTAATGCAAAATTTGGGTTGAATCTGTTAGTTGGCACCTCCTAGTTGGCAATTGGTACTTTCAAGCAGCTAGATCTTCGGGTTCTAGTGCTGGCTTTGGCATCAGATTGATTGTCAAAACCTCCACAGATTGAACCGTTGGTAGGAACTGGGCGTAATGCCGTTCAGTCGTTTTAACGCTGTCTCCCAAGTACTGAGCAATGAACCCGATGGCTGTATTCTTCATCGCTAAATTGGTGGCGAATGAATGTCTCAGCGTATGGCTTCCAAAATCCTTGTTTGGAGAAACCTTCTTCACGAAGGCTTCATACTTGGCACGATAATCGTAGGGTAACGGTGTTTACCCTTACGACTGTCGGGGGCTATGCAGTAGTGATTTTTTGAAGAAACGAAGTTCTTGATCCATGAATGAACCGAAGGACTGATGGGAACGCGACGCTCCTTGGATTTGACCTTGAACGGGTCTAGCGCAAATTTTTCTGCGCTTGTCTTGTCAAGATTCTGGATGAAACAGACTGGAGTACTGGCATTAAATTCAAACCAGCTTTTGCGAGAGTTGATAATTTCATCCTTTCTCATACCCAAGAATGCTCCACAGACGAGGATGTAGGTAATTTCATCGTCTGTACTTCCGTCGATGACTGCTTGAATCTCATCAAGTGACAAGTATGTGTGCTTCGCCTGAATCGTGTATTTGAAGCTCTTTAATGCCTTCCTGCTGTCTACGAGGAATAGTTTTTTTACATCGATGCACCATGACAAAAAACCTTGGATTGTTGCCTTGTAACCAGCCTTTGTGGACTCAGCGCAATCACCCTTCACAGTGAAAAACTTACTGATGTGTGATGGCGATAATGTGCCGATTGGGATGGTCATCCCAACGATTTTAGCAAAGTCCATCAGAATTCCATTTTTCCCAATCAGACTGTTCGCTGAATATCTGTTCTTCTGTTTCTTGTATGCGATGAATTCATTGATGGCGGCTTCCAAACTCCCCTTGTAGGAGAAGCTCTGCTGATTTTTCAGCATCTCGCAGGCCTTCATGACAGCCTCACCATAGTCCCTTGTCTGGAGGTTAAAGCTGACTCTCTTTCCATTGATCATTGGGCGAAAATAGTGAGAACCATTCTTGATCGTGATCGCCAGTTTCTTGGGCTTGTTCCTTTTTTTGCACTTCATCGTCATGTCCTCCCTATGCTGCGATGTTGAACTCGAACTGGATGCACTTCTCCTCCACTTGCTTGGAGCAGTAGATATTGCACTTGTGCTCTTCACGAACAGGTTGGAGGTGGTACTCCTCCACCAAGATCCTAAAGACCTTCTCATGCCCAAGGTAAGAGATGACCTCCTTCTGGTTCATGTAACGAGGAAATGGCTTCAATGAGACTGACTCATGGCGACGAATCGCTGTTTGTAGTCTGTCTACGTGTTCCTTCAGAAGTTGTTCATAACCCTGAACCATCCACTGATCGTGGAAGGATCCAAGATCGCTACTAACTCCTGATACAGTGTAACTAACTGTCGCATCAGGATTATTCTTACTATTGTTCTGGAGCGCATAACCGCCCCCTTGTTTCGCCACAGTTATCGTTTGCATACACGCAATATATCAGATATTTATCCCGCTGTAAAGGAATATATCGGATATACCGCTAAATATGTATCAGATTCTACTGATTCTCCAAACTCTTCCCTTGTTGTTTCCCAATTTTTGTAAAAAAGTAGGGTTTTGAGCCGCGAATGCCTTGAACGCTGCAAAACTGATCCCAAGCCTTTCTAAAATGGTGCGAGTTGGGGCATTCCCATCTCCAAGGAAGTCGTGTAGGGATTCTTTGATTTGATCATGCGTTAAATGTTGGTACTTCCTTCTACGATCAGACTTTTGATCTAAAAATGGGATTTCCTGATCTGAAACACCCAGTTTCCTAAGAAGAACAAGGTTGTCCGCGAGTTCCGTATCTTTCCATCCAACAAGATCTGACGCATCCTTCTCAAATTTATCTACCACCCAGTGCCGTTGCGCTATCAGTTTTTGGATCTCATCCCGAATCGACTCCAATGAGATAGTCGAAGTGGGTCTCTTAGAGAGAGGGTCAGTAGGCACAGAGGATAAATATATTTGATATCTTATTCAAAGTCTATTCAAAAACATTATAAATGTAATGTGCGGTTATATAATTTATATATTTATACTTATAATCTATATTATATATTAATAACATCTACTTCCGTGTACAGCTTTCCAAAACAGATCATTGATTCAACGCTGCCAACTGATGCCCGCAGGATTCTTATTAACCTGCTAAATGATACAGGAGAGGCAAAGGACACTCTTTATCTCCTTGAGAATATAGAGGCTGAAATGAACCGATATGCCTCAAACCATCCTTTATCAAACAATCAGCTTGATAGACCTTTCCAATATGAATCTCGATGCTTAGAGTTTGAGGGATTTATAAGAGAAGTTTTGGGGCTTTTGGGAAATCGTGTGAACCTCAAGGGATTTAAGCCGATTCCGCTTCAAGATCCTACTATCCATGCCAATTTGGCCCAAGCTTGCGTGGACGCCGGTTTTTTTGCCGACCACGGGTACTGTGACGCTGTTTATGTGGACACCTTTGGTAGAGCTACCGCACATAAGTCCCATGTTATTAGGCTATCACTTGATGATATCTACGCCGACATCCGAGAGTCAGAGACACAGTTTCACGTGTTAAGATTTATTGCTCTTAACCCCAAAATGACCTCTGGCTACAAGATGAGAGTTTTTGCTCGTATGGTAAAGATTCTCTTACGCACAGCATTTCGAGTAACCGGCAAACCCGCAACCTCAAACGATGGTTGCGTACTCATGGACAGTTCCGGTGATTGGCGCTTTATAGAGGAGCCAAGCCCATATGGAGAGATCACACGTTTGGAGCGTTTCTGGTTACGTGCTGGAGGAATCCCAGAAAGACTTTTCATTCCGAACAGTTCTTATGTGGTCTTCTTAAGGGATGCTAATGCTCTTGAAGTGGCGAGGGAATGGCGGCGCCAGAGGCCAAACGAGCCGAGTCCATACAGCCTTGTTTCTCGTTTCTCCCACTTTGCCCCTGCATCACTAGAGAAACTCGTTTTTGAGCCGCCTAAAGCCTCTTGTTACCCCATAGAGAAGTAGTGGACTGTAGTATTTTAATTCTATTATAATTCTGAGTTTTTATCGGAAAGTATCCCCTCTATCTTTATGAAAGAATTGGCCGACTCTGTAAAAATCTGTGGCATAGGGTATCCGACTTATATATTCCAAAAAAAACACCTGTAAAAATATTATAATAGATGAATCAGACAAAATTAATTATTATATTAAAATGAATATGCCGGCTTGGTGGATTAGTGCTTGTATGCGTAGTTTAAAAGCCGGCTTTAGAAAAAAGGGGGAGACTGAAAGGGCCTTCCTTGTTAACAAGGCTGCCTAAATTTTTTATGAAAAAAAAAACTAAATATTAGTGAAAAAGGACTTTTAATGCATAAAGGTTTTGAAGTTGATTCTATCTTTTATAGTCTAAAAGATGTGAGTTGGCAGGTTTTTCTATCACTGCACTTTAAAGATAAGGGTGAGGACGAAAAAATTCAGAAAGACTTTACCTCCGATAGCAGAGCGGCAGGAAAAAACAGGCGTGATGTAGTTCGTAATATGGTTTGGGGAGCTAGAAGGACTCTTGGTCTTGCACAAAACGACTTAATTCACGTCTCCAACAGTGAAAAACAGGGGCACGATCGGTGTCACATTCATGCACTTATCGCGACAAAAGAAAAAGCAGGGATAGAATCTAATAGTTTACTTAATGCCATAAAGGCCAATGCTCCTTGGAACATTTTATATTTGCCATTTGCAACATCTGAGGAAAAATCTTTTATGACGCTAGATGGTTGTATTGATGCCGTCGCTTATTATTGTAAACGAAACAAAAACGATTTCAAGGAACGCTCTGAGACTGAAGATATTTCCCGACTAGCAATATGCTTTATTAAGCAATAATAAAAGGTGAAGATGATTTGTTAAAGATCTTTGACTCGCTTTTTACGTCTTCATTTAATAGAACAATGAATAATATCAAGTTTGCTGTGCTCTTCAGCGTCTTTAAAATCTAAAACTAAGTCTCCCGCATGAGGATTTTTAAATTCGTCAGGTGGTACTTTAATTCTCGAATGGTAATACCATCGGGACATAGGTTCAAGTCCGGCACGTGTGCCTCTACCACATATAGCAGCAATGCCCGGATGTGCATCATCTTGTGACATTTCACTATGCGAATCTGGATTTCCAATCATCTCTTTAATTTGATCTTTGTTACTCTCTTTAAGAATTAGTTCCCAATCACTTAGAGAAAGCTTATCTCCAGATTTTGCAGTTTGTTTAAGAAGAGATATATGATTATTATATTCATCGAGCTTAGCCTTTATAATATCTTCTTTTTTCTGCGCATCTTTTTTGGATTGTTCTGCGAGTAGGAATATCGAGTCGTGCTGCTTCTCACGTTTGATAGTAGATACCGCCACGGAGGAAACCCCTTCACTATGAATAAATCTAATTGAAGGATCATGTAAATCGGTAGTTATGCTTTTAACAGTTACATTTGAATAGACATTTCCATCGATGGTTGTTAAAGTGGTAATATTAATTGGTAGTTCTATAGGGGAAACAACGGCAGTATTTAGAGGCCCATTATTTTCTACAAAATTGTTTAATTTTGGACAATGAAGTCTTTTTTTGTCTTCCGCAGATAGATCACCCCAATAAATATAATAAGTTCCTCCGTCATGTTGGATTTGTACCTTTTCTTGGTCGGTTGAAATCACGGTTACATTTGTATAAGAATTATTCTTTAATGTAGTAATCTTTGAAATTATCGGATAATTAGTTTCTGCATTTGCAACAAAAGCCGATAATATTGTGAAAATGGTGTATCTAATCATTATAATAATATGCAGTGTTTAGTTACTGACCATCGCCTTTAGTATACAAATCCACATATTGGGAGCCGTCTTTTTGGTATCAATACTGACTACTGAGCTGATGCCTCCATGCGGTGACGCTTGAGATCTTGCATCCTGTTCAGCGGAATCACGCGAATTGCCGGTTCCTATGAATGTTTCTTGGTGGTTTGCTGCGATCAAAGCACTTGAGGAAACTAGCGTGAGTAATATTATGCCGATTATCTTTTTCATTTGTTTTTTCACCAGAGACCCCTAGCAATGAGTTTTAGGATGATGCCTAAAGCCAAAAGTCCTAGACCAATTCTAAACCATTTGAACTGATAATTGGCTTTTTTTTGCTCTTTAACCATTTTCTCTAACAGAAATCTGTTAGCAATACTTTGCTGAGGAATTGATGATATTGGAAGTAACGAGATATGTTCGACAAAAAGCTCCTCTAATTGTCGCCAATCACTCATACCCTCATGCCAATATGGGACAACAGCTGTAAGTGAACCGGCATTCCACATCTTTTCAACCTGATCAAAGGTAAAAGGCCCCCTCTGTTGATTATCTTGTAACAGATAGATGTGTGTTGATTTCATAAAAAACCAACTATTTGCGATAGTGATCAAAGGCTTTTTTTGCCAAGGAGAAATCGGTTTGAGCAGTTGTAAAACACAAGGATATTAACTCTGAGCTTTCCTTTGAATAATTTATTCCAACTACACCTGTTGTTGTTGAAGATTTTAACTTTTGGAAATCATTTTCTCCAAGCATTTTTTCAAGTTGTATTCGAGCTGATGATAACACTGGAAGCCACTCGCTTTGATTCTCTTTGGTACAGGATCCATCTTGGAAGTTAAATCTTTTAACATCAAACCATGCGAGGGCGCATTCCCACGCTTGAATACCTGCCTCTACCTTAGTATTGATCTCTTCAATTTTAGGAGAATTACCATTCTCTTTATTCATCAACTCTGTCCACTTATAAGTAATATCCCCCACAGCATCGTAAAGTTCGCTTTTATTTACTCCTCGTCCTGTTGCCAGAATTACTTTATTAGCGTCGGAAAAGAATGTCTCAGCTAAACTAACCCATTGGTTTCGATCATGGGTTGTTTTAATATTATTATATAGAATAAGGCTTGCTATTACTGCGGCTATTACTCCAAGTCCTATCCAACCGCTTAGACTTTTTTTAGTTTCTGTTTTTTGCGATTTCAACTCTTCGTTAGGATTTGATT
This window contains:
- a CDS encoding tyrosine-type recombinase/integrase codes for the protein MKKVSPNKDFGSHTLRHSFATNLAMKNTAIGFIAQYLGDSVKTTERHYAQFLPTVQSVEVLTINLMPKPALEPEDLAA
- a CDS encoding DUF4339 domain-containing protein, giving the protein MKSTHIYLLQDNQQRGPFTFDQVEKMWNAGSLTAVVPYWHEGMSDWRQLEELFVEHISLLPISSIPQQSIANRFLLEKMVKEQKKANYQFKWFRIGLGLLALGIILKLIARGLW
- a CDS encoding DUF4339 domain-containing protein, whose protein sequence is MDIYIIRVGKEQEGPFSLEQITTFISEKSLKPYALVWYKGLSEWIMVKDLPNLGLNPTETRSTLPRPEKSNPNEELKSQKTETKKSLSGWIGLGVIAAVIASLILYNNIKTTHDRNQWVSLAETFFSDANKVILATGRGVNKSELYDAVGDITYKWTELMNKENGNSPKIEEINTKVEAGIQAWECALAWFDVKRFNFQDGSCTKENQSEWLPVLSSARIQLEKMLGENDFQKLKSSTTTGVVGINYSKESSELISLCFTTAQTDFSLAKKAFDHYRK